Genomic segment of Pararhodobacter zhoushanensis:
TCCGCCCCGACCTTGCCCCGCGTGCCCTGATCAAGGACGCGCCGCGCGCAGGCCAGCCCACCATCGGCATGGTCAGCCTTGGCTGCCCCAAGGCGCTGGTCGATTCCGAGCGCATCCTGACCCGGCTGCGCGCCGAGGGCTATGCGATCAGCCCCGACTATCAGGGCGCGGATGCGGTCATCGTGAACACCTGCGGCTTTCTGGACAGCGCCAAGGCCGAGAGCCTTGATGCCATCGGCGAGGCCCTGCGCGAGAATGGCAAGGTGATCGTCACCGGCTGTCTGGGCGCCGAGCCCGAGTATATCACCGGCGCGCATCCCAAGGTGATGGCGGTCACCGGCCCGCATCAGTACGAGCAGGTTCTGGACGCCGTGCACGGTGCCGTCCCGCCCTCGCCCGATCCGTTCATTGATCTGCTGCCGGCCAGCGGGGTCAGTCTGACACCGAGACATTTCAGCTATCTGAAGATTTCCGAAGGCTGCAACCACAAGTGCAAGTTCTGCATCATCCCCGACATGCGCGGCCGACTGGTGAGCCGTCCGGCGCATGCGGTGATCCGTGAGGCGGAAAAGCTGGTGGCGGCGGGGGTCAAGGAACTGCTGGTGATCAGTCAGGATACCTCGGCCTACGGCGTCGACATCAAGCATGCCGAAGACCGCGGACACCGGGCGCATATCACCGATCTGGCGCGTGATCTGGGCGCGTTGGGGGCATGGGTCAGACTGCATTACGTCTATCCCTACCCGCATGTGCGCGACCTGATCCCGCTGATGGCGGAAGGGTTGGTGCTGCCCTATCTGGACATCCCGTTCCAGCACGCGCACCCCGAGACGCTCAAGCGCATGGCGCGCCCGGCGGCGGCGGCCAAGACGCTGGACGAGATCGCCCGGTGGCGTGCCGATTGCCCGGACATCACCCTGCGTTCGACCTTCATCGTCGGCTATCCCGGTGAAACGGAAGAAGAATTCCAGACGCTGCTTGACTGGATGGACGAAGCGCAGCTCGACCGGGTGGGTTGCTTTCAATACGAGGACGTCAAGGGCGCGCGCTCGAACGCGCTGCCCGATCACGTGCCCGCCGAGGTCAAGCAAGAGCGCTGGGACCGGTTCATGGAGAAAGCCCAGGCGATTTCCGAGGCCAAGCTGGAGGCCAAGGTAGGCCGGGTACTGCCGGTGATCGTGGATGAGGTCGATGGCGAGGGCGCGACCTGCCGCACGCAGGCCGATGCGCCCGAGATCGACGGCAACCTGTTCATTGACGAAGGGTTCGAGGAACTGAACCCCGGCGATATCGTCACTGTGGAAGTGGAAGAGGCGTCGGACTATGATCTCTGGGGCCGACTTGTTGACTAAGTGACAAAAGGCGGGAAATACGCCCAAATGTCTGGCGTTTAACAGCGCCGTCACTGCCGTCGAACCGGAGACACCGATGATCCAGCCCGCGACGCCAGAAGACCTCGACCGCCTTCTGCCGATGGTTAACGCGCTCTCAGCGCATCACGGCGACCCCGAGGCCTGCACCCGCGAGGCGCTGGAACGCGATCTGTTCGGGCCGGACGCCTTTGTGACCGTGCTGCTGGCCGAGGCGGGTTACACCACCCTCTACCCCACCGCGCAACTGCATTGGGGCGTGCGCGGCATGGAGATGCATCATCTCTTCGTCCACCCCCATCAGCGCGGCACAGGCTTGGGCAAGGCCCTGGTGCTTGCCGCCGTTGCGCACGCCAAGACCCAAGGCGCGCGCTATCTCAGCCTGGGCACCCACCCCGACAACGCAAAAGCGCGCGACTTTTACGCGGCACTCGGGTTCGAGGTCATCGCTCCCGGTCCAAGGCTGCGCCTCAAGTTCTGACTTGCACCGCCGCCGCGACAAAGCCAGTCTGCCTGCAAAATGACGGAGGACTCTCATGCCCAAGGCCTATTGGATCGCCCATGTCGATGTCACGGATCCCGACATCTATGCGAAATACCGCGAGGCCAATGCCATAGCCTTCGCCAAATATTGCGCGCGCTTCATCGTGCGCGGCGCGCCGCAGATCGTGCGTGAAGGCCAGAGCCGCGCGCGCACCGTGGTGATCGAATTTCCAGATCTGGCGGCGGCGACCGCCTGCTTTGACTCGCCGGAATATCAGGCGGCCAAGGCGATCCGCGACCCGATTTCCACCGCCGATATGGTGATCATTGAAGGGTATGAGGGCTAGCCAAGCCCCGCGCCCCGGCCTATACCCACGCCGTTCCAGCGACGGATAAAGCCCATGCGCAGCGCGACCATTTCCCGCAAGACCGCCGAGACCGAAATCAAGGTCACGCTCACTCTGGATGGCTCTGGCCAGTACGACAACCAGACGGGCGTCGGCTTTTTCGACCACATGCTTGACCAGTTGGCGCGCCACGCGCTGTTTGACATGACCGTGCAAGCGGATGGCGATCTGCATATCGACGACCACCACACGGTCGAAGATACCGGCATCGCCATCGGTCAGGCACTGGCCAAGGCACTGGCCGACAAGCGCGGCATCCGGCGCTATGGTGAATGCAGTCTGGCGATGGACGACGCGCAGGTGCGCTGTGCGCTCGACCTGTCGGGCCGCCCGTTTCTGGTGTGGAACGTCAACTTGCCCACGCAAAAAATCGGCACGTTTGATACCGAGCTGGTGCGCGAGTTCTTTCAGGCGCTCAGCACCCATGGCGGCATCACGCTGCATCTGGATCAGGTCCACGGCTTCAACAGCCACCATATCGCCGAGGCCACCTTCAAGGCCGTCGCCCGCGCCCTGCGCGACGCCTGCGAGATCGACCCGCGCAAGGCGGATGCCGTGCCCTCGACCAAGGGCACGCTGTAACCCATGCTGACGGTTCTGGTTGATTACGAGAGCGGCAACCTGCACTCGGCGCAAAAAGCGTTCGAGCGGATGGCGCGTGAGGTGGATGGCGGCGAGGTGATCGTCACCGCACGGCCCGAGGACGTGCTGCGCGCCGACCGGATCGTGCTGCCCGGTGATGGCGCATTCCCGGCCTGCCGTCGCGAGCTGGATGCCGTCACCGGCATGACCGAGGCGCTGACCGAGGCTGTGATCACAAAGGGACGCCCGTTTCTGGGCATCTGCGTCGGCATGCAACTGCTGGCGACGCGCGGTCTGGAATATACCCAGACGCCGGGACTGGACTGGATCGGCGGCGACGTGGTGCGGATCATGCCAGATCAGCCGGGCATGAAAGTGCCGCATATGGGCTGGAACGACATGGTGCTGGACCGCCCGCATGCGGTGCTTGACGGCATCGACACCGGCGATCACGCCTATTTCGTGCACTCCTACCGCTTTGCGGTCGCCGATCCTGCGCATCTTCTGGCGCATGTGGACTACGGCGGGCAGGTCACGGCGATTGTCGGGCGCGACAACATTCTGGGCACGCAGTTCCACCCCGAGAAGAGCCAGTCGGCGGGGCTTCGCCTGATTGGCAATTTCCTGCGCTGGAAGCCCTGACGCTCACCGGAAAGTCGGTTTCCGTGAGCGCCCGGATTTGCTAGGTCTGGGGCAAAACACGAGGGGCACAGGCAGCATGGCACAGGCACAACCGCACGAGCGCATTCAGTATATCGTCGAGGGCGGCCACCGGCTGTCCGGCACGATCGAGCCGTCGGGCAACAAGAACGCAGCGCTGCCCATCGTGGCGGCAGCGCTGCTGACCGATCAGCGGGTCGAACTGACCAATGTCCCGCGCATCCGCGACATCGAGGTGCTGGTCGAACTGATCCAGTCGGTCGGGGCCGAGGCCAGATGGCTGGGCCGCAACCATCTGGAAATCCGCGCCGCCAACCTGCGCCCCGCCGATCTGGACCCCGATCTGTGCGCCCGCGTGCGCGCGTCGATCCTGCTGGCCGGGCCGATGCTGGCGCGCTGCGGCGAGGTGACGCTGCCGCCGCCGGGCGGCGACGTGATCGGCCGCCGCCGCGTGGACACGCATTTTCTGGCGCTTGAACAATTGGGCGCCGAGATCAAGACGAACGGGCATTATTCGTTCAAAGCCAAGCAGTTGCGCGGCGCAGATGTGTTCCTGGATGAACCATCCGTCACCGCGACCGAGAACGCGCTCTGTGCCGCCGTCTATGCAGAGGGCACGACGATCCTGCGCAACTGCGCCTCGGAACCGCATGTGCAGGATCTGGCGCTGTTCCTGAACGCCATGGGCGCGCAGATCGAGGGCATCGGCACCAACACGATGACCATCCACGGCGGCAAGAAATTGAGCGGCTGCACGCATCGCATCGGCCCCGACCATATCGAAGTCGGCTCGCTGATCGGTCTGGCGGCGGTGACCAAATCGGAAATGACCATCAAGAACGCCGGTGTCGAGCATCTGCGTTCCACCCTGATGGGGTTCGAGCGGCTGGGCATCCGCTGTCAGGTGCAAGGGGACGATCTTTTCATCCCCGCCGATCAGGAAATGCGCGTGCAGGCCGATTTCGGCGGGCATATCCCGACGATCTCGGATCAGCCCTGGCCCGCTTTTCCCGCCGACACGATGTCCATCGCCATCGTCACCGCCACGCAATGCGAAGGCGTGGTGATGATGTTCGAGAAGATGTTTGAAAGCCGGATGTTCTTTGTCGACAAGCTGATCGCCATGGGCGCGCGGATTGTTTTGTGCGACCCGCACCGCGCAATTGTCGCCGGGCCGTCGAACATGCGCGGCTCGCGGCTGGAAAGCCCGGACATTCGCGCCGGTATGGCGATGCTGATCGCGGCGATGTGCGCCGAGGGCACCTCGACCATCAACAACGCCCAGCAGATCGAGCGCGGCTACGAGCGGATTGACGAGCGGCTCAATGCGATGGGTGCCAAGATCACGCGGGTGCCGGCGCGGGCCTGAGGCAACACGCGACAGGTAACGTCAGACATAAAAAAAGCGGGGGCCAACCACCCCCCGCTTTTCCTCTTTCCTACAGTATCAGGCGCTTACAGGCCGATCTGTGCGTGAACCCAACCCAAGAACGCGCTGGTCCGCACCGAAACTTGCGCATCTGCCCCGACGGGGGCGGTAAGCGGCGCGTCCGGCATGACCTCGATCCGGGCATAGCGCTCGGCGGCGAAAACCGTGGCGGGCAGACCGGCAAAGCCGGGCCAGTGCGCATCGGGGCTGATCCGGGTGACAGAGCCGTTCACGGTTGTGCCATCGCCCAGACGAAGGGTCGCCCGGTCGCCCGGATCCACGTCACGCGCAGTGGTCGCAAGGATCAACGCATGAACCGTGGGGGCCTCGTTGCCAACCAGCAAGGCCAGTTGATCCCCCGGCTCGATCCACGCGCCGTTTTGCTGCGAGACCTGCTGCACGACGCAGTCACAGGGTGACACGATCGCTTGCCCCGGATCCGCGCGCGCGGCCAGATCGCTCGGCGGCAGTTCCGGCGGCGCGGTTGATGCCGCTGCGCCGTCATCACCCGCCAAGGCACTGGCGACGGCAGCATCGGTGCCAAACAGCTCTGACGACAGGGTAATCAGCCGCGTCGGTTCGGGCTCGACATAGCTGCGCGGGCGCACATAGCCCAGAATCTCACCCGTGGTGACGGGCTGACCTTCGCGCAGGGACAGCTGCGCCAGCGTTCCGGCGGAGGGCACGCTCAGTTCCGTTGCGGTGCTTGTCACGGCAGCATAACGCGACGTGATCGTGGACTGGCTGTCCCAATAGAGCGCCCCGCCCCCGCCAAGGATCGCCAAGGCAAAGAGCAACCGCAGACTGGGGCGATAGCCGCGTGCGCGCGGCGGCGCGGTAACCGCCCCGGCAGCCGGTGCCTGCGGTGCAGCCGTTTGGGCCGCGTGGGGCGCTTTGGGCGCGGATTTCGGGAGTTCGGGGTAAGACCGCTCGGGTTCAGCCAGCATCAGCGCCAGACTGGGCCCGTCATGCGCACTGATGCGCTGCAGCAACTGCACATGCGCGCGGCTCAGGCCGACAAAGGAGAACAGCGTCGGCTCGATCGGATCGCACAGTGCCTGAACCGACATGGACAGCCGGGCAATGCCTTGCCCGATCAACAGCGTCACGGCGACGGTGCGACCGGGATCGACCGAATAGGGGAATGGCGTGACCAGCACAAAGCCGTTGGCGTTCCAGTCCCAGGCCTCGACCTCGTAACCCTGCCACAGCACCGCCATCGGCTCACGCTGCAGCGGGCGCGCGGGCTCTTGCGGGGCACGCTGCGGCGCATCGGTCATAGGCCGTGGATTGGGCGCGCTTTGCGCATCGGCAAACGCCTCATCGTCCCAAGCCTGCGCTTCAGGGGCTTCGTCAGACGGTGTGTGGGGCGGGAAATGGTCGGCAGCGTGCCAGCCGGAAGCAACAGCGGCCAGACGCGGCGCGGGTTGCGCGACCTCGGCATAATGCGGCTCGTCCCTGTAGCTATGCGCCGTTGCCTGCTGAGCGGTCTGAGCCGAGCTGTGACGAAACAGCGGCTCGACCGTGCCCGACTGTTGCGGCAACGATGCTGTCAGGCGCGGCTCGCCGGATACGCGGCGCAACGGAGCCTGCCGGGCCGCGGCCTGCGGTTCTTCGCGGTAGGCGGCCTGTTCGGGCTGATACGGCGATTCGGGCGCACGGGACTGCTGGGCGATCAACGCGCGGCGCAGAGAATCGGGCACGCGCACATCGGGGTCCGTGGCTGCGGGCGCCTGCGGGGCGGCGTGCGCTTGCGGCGCCCGCGTCTGGCCTGCCGCGATCACCGGCGCTGCCCCGCGCGTGCGTGCGTAAACCGGCGGTTGCACCAGCGGCGGCATCGGCGCAGCTTTCTTGCGCGCGCCGCCGTTAGCCTCGGCGGGCAACGACAGATACATCTCGGGGTCGAAGGAATCGTCGTTCATGGCGCCCTTCCCCGCACGCGACGGCTGGCAGGCGCCCGCTCACCGCAGACGAGTCTGGCCTATGCCCGTTGCGCACTGGCAACTTTCTTCTGACACGGCGACCGGAACACCGGCCACCCAATTGTTAATGGTTAATAGGTCGCCTGAGAACGCGGCCAAATTGCGTCAAAGTGGCGACATAGGCGCGGAATGGGCGGCTGAGAGGGGCTGAGTGTTCACAGAAGCGCGAGATAGATGCCGTGACCGCCCGGATTGCCCCGGATCTG
This window contains:
- a CDS encoding GNAT family N-acetyltransferase, with amino-acid sequence MIQPATPEDLDRLLPMVNALSAHHGDPEACTREALERDLFGPDAFVTVLLAEAGYTTLYPTAQLHWGVRGMEMHHLFVHPHQRGTGLGKALVLAAVAHAKTQGARYLSLGTHPDNAKARDFYAALGFEVIAPGPRLRLKF
- the rimO gene encoding 30S ribosomal protein S12 methylthiotransferase RimO, with amino-acid sequence MSQNPPSLRPDLAPRALIKDAPRAGQPTIGMVSLGCPKALVDSERILTRLRAEGYAISPDYQGADAVIVNTCGFLDSAKAESLDAIGEALRENGKVIVTGCLGAEPEYITGAHPKVMAVTGPHQYEQVLDAVHGAVPPSPDPFIDLLPASGVSLTPRHFSYLKISEGCNHKCKFCIIPDMRGRLVSRPAHAVIREAEKLVAAGVKELLVISQDTSAYGVDIKHAEDRGHRAHITDLARDLGALGAWVRLHYVYPYPHVRDLIPLMAEGLVLPYLDIPFQHAHPETLKRMARPAAAAKTLDEIARWRADCPDITLRSTFIVGYPGETEEEFQTLLDWMDEAQLDRVGCFQYEDVKGARSNALPDHVPAEVKQERWDRFMEKAQAISEAKLEAKVGRVLPVIVDEVDGEGATCRTQADAPEIDGNLFIDEGFEELNPGDIVTVEVEEASDYDLWGRLVD
- the murA gene encoding UDP-N-acetylglucosamine 1-carboxyvinyltransferase, whose amino-acid sequence is MAQAQPHERIQYIVEGGHRLSGTIEPSGNKNAALPIVAAALLTDQRVELTNVPRIRDIEVLVELIQSVGAEARWLGRNHLEIRAANLRPADLDPDLCARVRASILLAGPMLARCGEVTLPPPGGDVIGRRRVDTHFLALEQLGAEIKTNGHYSFKAKQLRGADVFLDEPSVTATENALCAAVYAEGTTILRNCASEPHVQDLALFLNAMGAQIEGIGTNTMTIHGGKKLSGCTHRIGPDHIEVGSLIGLAAVTKSEMTIKNAGVEHLRSTLMGFERLGIRCQVQGDDLFIPADQEMRVQADFGGHIPTISDQPWPAFPADTMSIAIVTATQCEGVVMMFEKMFESRMFFVDKLIAMGARIVLCDPHRAIVAGPSNMRGSRLESPDIRAGMAMLIAAMCAEGTSTINNAQQIERGYERIDERLNAMGAKITRVPARA
- the hisB gene encoding imidazoleglycerol-phosphate dehydratase HisB → MRSATISRKTAETEIKVTLTLDGSGQYDNQTGVGFFDHMLDQLARHALFDMTVQADGDLHIDDHHTVEDTGIAIGQALAKALADKRGIRRYGECSLAMDDAQVRCALDLSGRPFLVWNVNLPTQKIGTFDTELVREFFQALSTHGGITLHLDQVHGFNSHHIAEATFKAVARALRDACEIDPRKADAVPSTKGTL
- a CDS encoding HlyD family efflux transporter periplasmic adaptor subunit, which translates into the protein MNDDSFDPEMYLSLPAEANGGARKKAAPMPPLVQPPVYARTRGAAPVIAAGQTRAPQAHAAPQAPAATDPDVRVPDSLRRALIAQQSRAPESPYQPEQAAYREEPQAAARQAPLRRVSGEPRLTASLPQQSGTVEPLFRHSSAQTAQQATAHSYRDEPHYAEVAQPAPRLAAVASGWHAADHFPPHTPSDEAPEAQAWDDEAFADAQSAPNPRPMTDAPQRAPQEPARPLQREPMAVLWQGYEVEAWDWNANGFVLVTPFPYSVDPGRTVAVTLLIGQGIARLSMSVQALCDPIEPTLFSFVGLSRAHVQLLQRISAHDGPSLALMLAEPERSYPELPKSAPKAPHAAQTAAPQAPAAGAVTAPPRARGYRPSLRLLFALAILGGGGALYWDSQSTITSRYAAVTSTATELSVPSAGTLAQLSLREGQPVTTGEILGYVRPRSYVEPEPTRLITLSSELFGTDAAVASALAGDDGAAASTAPPELPPSDLAARADPGQAIVSPCDCVVQQVSQQNGAWIEPGDQLALLVGNEAPTVHALILATTARDVDPGDRATLRLGDGTTVNGSVTRISPDAHWPGFAGLPATVFAAERYARIEVMPDAPLTAPVGADAQVSVRTSAFLGWVHAQIGL
- a CDS encoding DUF1330 domain-containing protein; this translates as MPKAYWIAHVDVTDPDIYAKYREANAIAFAKYCARFIVRGAPQIVREGQSRARTVVIEFPDLAAATACFDSPEYQAAKAIRDPISTADMVIIEGYEG
- the hisH gene encoding imidazole glycerol phosphate synthase subunit HisH, which translates into the protein MLTVLVDYESGNLHSAQKAFERMAREVDGGEVIVTARPEDVLRADRIVLPGDGAFPACRRELDAVTGMTEALTEAVITKGRPFLGICVGMQLLATRGLEYTQTPGLDWIGGDVVRIMPDQPGMKVPHMGWNDMVLDRPHAVLDGIDTGDHAYFVHSYRFAVADPAHLLAHVDYGGQVTAIVGRDNILGTQFHPEKSQSAGLRLIGNFLRWKP